From a region of the Neobacillus niacini genome:
- the fabD gene encoding ACP S-malonyltransferase encodes MGKIAFVFPGQGSQIVGMGQQLAELYPEVMQYFKKADERLSAELSKLIFEGPQEELTKTVNTQPALLTTSLAILERFQKAAIKPDFVAGHSLGEYTALVAAGALTFEDGVYAVRKRGEFMEGAVPNGEGSMAAILGLDREPLSKVTAEVSDSGFPVSLANLNCPGQIVISGSRKGVELASAKAKESGAKRAIPLEVSGPFHSSLMKPAASELRQVLDGLDMKDARIPVIANVSANPMTTAEEIKENLIEQLYSPVLWEDSVVKMIDSGVDTFIEIGPGKVLSGLIKKINRSVKTYSISDEESCQSVIEALKEENL; translated from the coding sequence ATGGGAAAGATTGCATTTGTATTTCCTGGTCAGGGCTCACAAATAGTTGGTATGGGGCAACAGCTTGCCGAGCTGTATCCTGAGGTTATGCAATATTTTAAAAAAGCCGATGAAAGACTTTCGGCTGAATTAAGTAAGCTTATCTTTGAGGGGCCTCAAGAAGAATTGACAAAAACGGTAAATACACAGCCAGCTTTATTAACAACGAGTTTGGCCATTCTAGAAAGATTTCAAAAAGCAGCCATTAAGCCGGATTTTGTTGCTGGACATAGTCTTGGTGAGTATACAGCCCTTGTTGCAGCTGGCGCATTAACCTTTGAAGATGGTGTCTATGCTGTAAGAAAAAGAGGGGAATTTATGGAGGGAGCTGTTCCAAATGGTGAAGGTTCAATGGCAGCTATTTTAGGGCTTGACCGTGAACCTCTTTCTAAAGTAACAGCTGAAGTTAGTGACTCTGGCTTCCCAGTTTCTCTTGCGAATTTGAATTGTCCAGGTCAAATTGTTATCTCTGGTTCGCGGAAAGGTGTTGAGCTTGCAAGTGCAAAAGCAAAAGAATCCGGTGCAAAAAGAGCGATTCCTTTGGAGGTCAGCGGACCATTCCATTCTTCATTAATGAAACCTGCAGCAAGTGAACTGCGTCAGGTTTTAGATGGACTTGATATGAAGGATGCACGTATTCCTGTTATTGCTAATGTTTCAGCAAATCCAATGACGACTGCAGAAGAAATAAAAGAAAATTTAATTGAACAGCTTTATTCACCTGTTTTGTGGGAAGATTCTGTTGTGAAGATGATTGATTCAGGTGTAGATACATTTATTGAAATTGGTCCTGGAAAGGTACTTTCAGGTTTAATTAAAAAAATTAACCGTAGTGTTAAAACCTATTCGATCTCGGATGAGGAAAGCTGTCAATCTGTTATCGAGGCATTGAAGGAGGAAAATCTATGA
- a CDS encoding putative DNA-binding protein — translation MLEKTTRMNYLYDFYYSLLTPKQQSYMSLYYLDDYSLGEIAEEYDVSRQAVYDNIKRTEAMLEEYEEKLLLFQKFQERSKLLRHVKELLNEEHPSKQAMLEVVAELEKLD, via the coding sequence ATGCTTGAAAAGACAACGCGAATGAATTATCTTTATGATTTCTATTATTCGTTGTTAACACCAAAGCAGCAAAGCTATATGTCTCTCTATTATTTAGATGATTACTCACTTGGAGAAATCGCTGAAGAGTACGATGTAAGCCGTCAGGCTGTATATGATAATATTAAACGTACAGAAGCCATGCTTGAGGAGTATGAAGAAAAGCTATTACTATTTCAGAAATTTCAAGAGCGCAGCAAACTATTAAGGCATGTAAAAGAATTGCTAAATGAAGAACACCCATCAAAGCAGGCAATGCTCGAAGTGGTTGCCGAGCTAGAGAAATTAGATTAG
- the rnc gene encoding ribonuclease III produces the protein MRRKGKEKEMNNRAKENQFKDFQDKIGIHFENEKLLKQAFTHSSYVNEHRRKPYEDNERLEFLGDAVLELTVSKFLFLKYPMMSEGELTKLRAAIVCEPSLVTLANELSFGKLILLGKGEEMTGGRERPALLADVFEAFIGALYLDKGLEVVNEFLDKVVFPKINEGAFSHVMDFKSQLQELIQRDGTGLIEYKVLIEKGPAHSKEFVSRVSLNGEELGIGTGKSKKEAEQHAAQMALEVLKAKTS, from the coding sequence ATGCGCAGAAAAGGTAAGGAAAAAGAAATGAACAATCGCGCAAAAGAAAATCAATTTAAGGATTTTCAGGATAAGATCGGTATTCATTTTGAAAATGAAAAACTATTAAAACAAGCTTTTACTCATTCATCCTATGTGAATGAGCATCGCAGAAAGCCTTATGAAGATAATGAAAGGCTTGAATTTTTAGGGGATGCTGTACTAGAACTAACTGTTTCAAAATTCCTGTTCCTAAAATATCCAATGATGAGTGAAGGAGAACTGACAAAGCTCCGTGCTGCTATCGTGTGTGAGCCCTCCCTTGTAACCTTGGCAAACGAACTTAGCTTTGGCAAGTTGATTTTATTAGGTAAGGGTGAAGAAATGACAGGGGGCAGGGAGCGTCCAGCGCTTTTAGCGGATGTATTTGAAGCTTTCATTGGTGCGCTATACTTGGATAAAGGACTAGAGGTAGTAAACGAATTTCTAGATAAAGTGGTTTTCCCTAAAATTAATGAGGGTGCTTTTTCTCATGTGATGGATTTTAAGAGCCAGCTTCAAGAACTAATTCAAAGAGATGGGACTGGGTTAATCGAATATAAGGTATTAATTGAAAAAGGTCCTGCCCATAGCAAAGAATTTGTTTCAAGAGTCTCATTAAACGGTGAAGAATTAGGTATCGGTACTGGTAAATCGAAAAAAGAAGCTGAACAGCATGCCGCCCAAATGGCGCTCGAGGTCCTAAAGGCTAAAACATCATAG
- the plsX gene encoding phosphate acyltransferase PlsX produces the protein MKIAIDAMGGDHAPKEIVIGAMKAVEAFSDIHITLVGDETKINEYLTNQERISIIHTSEVILGTDEPVRAVRRKKSASMVLAAQQVADGIADACISAGNTGALMAAGLFVVGRIEGIDRPALTPTLPTIGGEGFLLLDVGANVDAKPEHLLQYAIMGSIYSEKVRGIAKPRVGLLNIGTEEKKGTDLTKHAFELLKNANLNFVGNVEARDLLDGVADVVVTDGFTGNMVLKTVEGTALSMFKMLKTTLMSSLKSKLAAAVLKPEFKVLKNTLDYSEYGGAGLFGLKAPVIKAHGSSNGQAIFSAIRQTRDMVGKDVVDLIKKSIEDEKTSKIEV, from the coding sequence TAATCGGTGCAATGAAAGCTGTAGAAGCATTTTCTGATATACATATAACCCTAGTCGGGGATGAAACCAAAATTAATGAATACTTAACGAATCAAGAACGAATAAGCATTATACATACATCCGAGGTGATCCTTGGTACTGACGAACCTGTGAGGGCAGTTCGACGAAAAAAAAGTGCCTCCATGGTACTTGCCGCGCAGCAAGTTGCCGATGGAATCGCAGACGCGTGTATATCAGCAGGAAATACAGGTGCATTAATGGCTGCTGGATTATTTGTTGTTGGCAGAATTGAGGGTATTGACCGTCCAGCACTTACACCTACGTTACCAACCATTGGCGGAGAGGGGTTCCTATTATTGGACGTTGGGGCAAATGTAGATGCAAAGCCTGAGCATTTGCTGCAATATGCGATAATGGGATCCATTTATAGTGAAAAGGTAAGAGGGATAGCTAAGCCTCGGGTAGGTCTTCTTAATATCGGAACAGAAGAAAAGAAAGGGACTGACCTAACCAAACATGCCTTCGAACTATTAAAAAACGCAAACCTTAATTTTGTAGGCAATGTAGAGGCCAGGGATTTACTTGATGGCGTAGCAGATGTCGTGGTGACGGACGGATTTACTGGCAATATGGTGTTAAAAACAGTTGAGGGTACGGCACTATCTATGTTTAAAATGCTAAAAACTACCTTAATGAGCAGCCTTAAAAGTAAACTTGCTGCAGCGGTGTTAAAGCCTGAATTCAAGGTTTTAAAAAACACATTGGACTATTCAGAGTACGGCGGTGCGGGACTATTTGGCTTAAAGGCGCCTGTAATTAAAGCACATGGTTCCTCTAACGGACAAGCTATCTTTAGTGCAATTCGTCAAACGAGGGATATGGTCGGAAAAGATGTAGTCGATCTTATTAAAAAATCCATTGAAGATGAGAAAACATCTAAAATAGAAGTGTAA
- the acpP gene encoding acyl carrier protein — MAEVLERVTKIIVDRLGVDESQVKLEASFKDDLGADSLDVVELVMELEDEFDMEISDDDAEKIGTVGDAVNYINSKQ; from the coding sequence ATGGCAGAGGTATTAGAGCGAGTAACAAAAATCATCGTTGACCGTTTAGGCGTAGATGAGTCACAAGTTAAACTTGAAGCTTCATTCAAAGATGATCTTGGTGCTGATTCCCTTGACGTAGTTGAACTAGTTATGGAATTAGAAGATGAATTTGATATGGAAATTTCTGACGATGATGCTGAAAAAATCGGCACAGTTGGTGATGCTGTGAATTACATAAATAGCAAGCAATAA
- the fabG gene encoding 3-oxoacyl-[acyl-carrier-protein] reductase, whose product MTLEGKVALVTGASRGIGREIALELARQGANVAVNYAGSEGKANEVVDEIKAMGKEAFAIKCDVSNSEEVAEMVKETVDRFGKLDILVNNAGITKDNLLMRMKEEEWDDVININLKGVFLCTKAVTRQMMKQRVGRIINITSVVGVSGNPGQANYVAAKSGVIGLTKTTAKELASRNITVNAIAPGFITTDMTDKLSDEVKDEMLKQIPLARLGEPKDIAKMTAFLASDDASYITGQTLHINGGMVM is encoded by the coding sequence ATGACACTAGAAGGCAAAGTTGCCCTAGTAACCGGTGCGTCAAGAGGGATAGGCAGAGAAATTGCTCTTGAGCTTGCAAGACAAGGAGCCAATGTCGCAGTGAATTATGCTGGCAGTGAAGGTAAAGCCAATGAAGTGGTAGATGAAATAAAAGCAATGGGTAAAGAAGCATTTGCGATTAAATGCGACGTATCTAATAGTGAAGAAGTAGCAGAAATGGTGAAAGAAACAGTAGATCGATTTGGTAAATTGGATATACTTGTTAATAACGCAGGTATAACAAAAGACAATTTACTAATGAGAATGAAGGAAGAAGAATGGGATGATGTTATTAATATCAATCTCAAAGGTGTTTTTCTCTGTACCAAAGCAGTGACCCGCCAAATGATGAAACAGCGTGTCGGCCGTATTATTAACATTACCTCCGTTGTTGGAGTTAGTGGAAATCCAGGTCAGGCAAACTATGTTGCAGCAAAATCAGGTGTTATTGGTTTAACGAAAACGACAGCGAAAGAGCTAGCATCTCGTAATATTACAGTAAACGCGATTGCACCAGGCTTTATTACAACCGATATGACAGATAAATTATCGGATGAGGTAAAAGATGAGATGTTAAAACAGATTCCGCTGGCCCGTTTAGGAGAGCCTAAGGACATTGCGAAAATGACGGCTTTCTTGGCTTCCGATGACGCTTCATACATTACAGGGCAGACTCTTCATATTAATGGCGGAATGGTAATGTAA
- the ftsY gene encoding signal recognition particle-docking protein FtsY — MSFFKKLKEKITKQTETVTEKFKDGLSKTRNNFSGKVNDLVARYRKVDEDFFEELEEILIQADVGFDTVMKLIEELKMEVKRRNIQDPQEVQSVISEKLVDIYNAGEEQSSKLNIQEDGLTVILFVGVNGVGKTTTIGKLGHKFKSEGKSVLLAAGDTFRAGAIEQLEVWGERVGVDVIKQAEGSDPAAVMYDAIKAAKSRKVDILICDTAGRLQNKVNLMKELEKVKRVIEREVPGAPHEVLLVLDATTGQNALIQAKTFKEVTNVSGIVLSKLDGTAKGGIVLAIRNELKIPVKYVGLGEKMDDLQEFNAEQYVYGLFADQVDNAVN; from the coding sequence ATGAGCTTTTTTAAAAAATTAAAAGAGAAAATAACGAAACAAACAGAGACGGTAACAGAAAAATTTAAAGACGGCCTCTCAAAGACGAGAAATAACTTCTCTGGTAAGGTAAATGATCTTGTAGCTAGATACCGCAAAGTAGACGAAGATTTCTTCGAGGAATTAGAAGAAATCTTAATACAGGCAGATGTAGGCTTCGATACAGTTATGAAATTAATTGAAGAATTGAAAATGGAAGTTAAACGGCGAAATATCCAGGACCCACAAGAAGTTCAAAGTGTTATTTCGGAAAAGTTGGTCGATATTTATAATGCGGGTGAGGAACAATCATCTAAGTTGAACATTCAAGAAGATGGTCTGACAGTTATTTTATTTGTCGGAGTTAATGGTGTGGGGAAAACAACGACCATAGGGAAACTTGGTCATAAGTTTAAAAGTGAAGGAAAATCTGTTTTATTAGCAGCAGGTGACACTTTCCGTGCTGGTGCCATTGAGCAGTTAGAAGTTTGGGGAGAAAGAGTCGGAGTTGACGTTATTAAACAGGCAGAAGGTTCAGATCCTGCAGCTGTAATGTATGATGCGATTAAGGCTGCTAAATCTCGGAAAGTAGACATTTTGATTTGCGATACTGCCGGGCGCTTACAAAATAAAGTCAATCTAATGAAAGAGCTTGAAAAGGTAAAACGGGTAATCGAACGAGAGGTACCTGGTGCACCACATGAAGTACTGCTTGTATTAGATGCAACGACAGGTCAAAACGCACTTATTCAGGCTAAGACGTTTAAAGAGGTAACGAACGTGAGCGGTATCGTTCTTTCTAAATTAGACGGTACGGCAAAAGGCGGTATTGTTTTGGCGATTCGGAATGAATTGAAAATCCCCGTAAAATACGTCGGTCTTGGTGAAAAAATGGATGATCTTCAGGAATTTAACGCGGAGCAATATGTTTATGGTTTATTTGCAGATCAAGTGGATAATGCTGTAAATTGA
- the smc gene encoding chromosome segregation protein SMC, whose protein sequence is MFLKRLDIIGFKSFADRIGVDFVQGVTAVVGPNGSGKSNITDAIRWVLGEQSAKSLRGSKMEDIIFAGSDSRKPLNYAEVTLTLDNQDEGLAIDYNEVSVTRRVTRAGDSEYLINKQPCRLKDIVDLFMDSGLGREAFSIISQGKVEEILNSKAEDRRTIFEEAAGVLKYKNRKKKAEAKLIETQENLNRVNDILHELEGQVEPLKIQASIAKDYLEKKEELEKIEVALTVYDIEELHQKWTHLSTQLEEHQQEEIKLSAQLQIKEAKIEETRDHIAALDESITDLQNVLLHASEELEKLEGRKDVLKERKKNASQNRAQLEKSIAELTDKISQLKRNKEIQADLVDKLTEQVNYLQTQLKEKQGKMALFTENIEEKIETLKSEYIELLNDQAGAKNELKYIVQQLEQQETKSLRLDSENVKFLEERQKAQNKMLQVQTALEEVQKGLSNQVTSFREKQRKLENVQNNYQKQEKTLYQAYQILQQAKSRKEMLEEMEEDYSGFFQGVKEVLKARGKKLHGIEGAVAELVTVPKEYETALETALGGALQHIVVDTEQNARMAIQFLKQNSFGRATFLPLSVIKGRMLSSSQLTSIQNHPSLIGSAVNLVSFDPKYSEVISNLLGNVVITKDLKGANELAKILQYRCRMVTLDGDIVNPGGSMTGGAQKQKTSSLLTRKGELEELKEKLNIMSEKTSSLESHVKALKEDVKTHQFELEAMRKFGEELRQQEQAFKGDLREAEFETKNINDRLRIYDLEKGQLIEEQKTITNRKAELNEAITIFKEKIASLDAQIAKLTEQKTNDISSRETLTKEITDLKVEFAAKNEQFVNSKERLVMIVEELNESQERFTLYKEDLMLLTSEMEGSTSGEVQLEAAAKRKQQDKEETISLISSRRQERLQMQAALEDAEIEAKEIKRLHKGMVEVLKDEEVKINRLDVELETKLAHLREEYLLSFEGAKEQYPLALPVEEARKKVKLIKLAIEELGSVNIGAIEEYERVSERYEFLNEQKNDLQEAKDTLYQVIDEMDTEMKKRFEQTFYGIREQFEPVFRALFGGGRADLKLTHPEDLLNTGVEIVAQPPGKKLQNLGLLSGGERALTAIALLFSILKVRPVPFCILDEVEAALDEANVFRFSQYLKRFSSETQFIVITHRKGTMEEADVLYGVTMQESGVSKLVSVRLEDTKELVKT, encoded by the coding sequence ATGTTTTTAAAACGGTTGGACATCATTGGCTTTAAATCTTTTGCAGATCGTATTGGGGTGGATTTTGTTCAAGGAGTCACTGCTGTAGTTGGTCCGAACGGAAGTGGGAAAAGTAATATAACAGATGCAATCCGTTGGGTTTTAGGCGAGCAGTCTGCTAAATCACTTAGAGGCTCTAAAATGGAAGATATCATTTTTGCGGGAAGCGATTCAAGAAAGCCGTTAAATTATGCGGAAGTGACCTTAACGCTGGATAATCAGGACGAAGGATTAGCCATTGATTACAATGAAGTGAGTGTAACAAGAAGGGTCACCCGTGCAGGAGATAGTGAATATTTAATTAATAAACAGCCCTGCAGACTTAAAGATATCGTTGATTTGTTTATGGACTCGGGTCTTGGCAGAGAAGCTTTCTCGATTATCAGCCAAGGGAAAGTGGAAGAAATTCTCAATAGTAAGGCAGAGGACCGAAGAACCATCTTTGAAGAAGCAGCAGGTGTTTTAAAATATAAAAATCGCAAGAAAAAAGCAGAAGCTAAATTAATAGAAACACAGGAAAATTTAAATCGAGTGAATGACATTCTTCATGAACTCGAAGGACAAGTTGAACCGTTAAAGATTCAGGCTTCCATTGCAAAAGATTACTTAGAGAAAAAGGAAGAACTTGAAAAAATCGAAGTAGCCTTAACGGTTTACGACATCGAAGAGTTACACCAAAAGTGGACTCATCTTTCAACGCAGCTTGAAGAACATCAGCAGGAAGAAATTAAGCTCTCGGCCCAGCTGCAGATAAAGGAAGCAAAAATAGAAGAAACAAGGGACCACATCGCTGCACTTGATGAGTCGATTACGGATTTGCAAAATGTTCTCCTTCATGCAAGTGAAGAACTAGAAAAGTTAGAAGGAAGAAAAGATGTACTAAAAGAACGCAAGAAAAATGCCTCTCAAAATCGAGCACAGCTTGAAAAAAGTATTGCTGAACTAACAGATAAAATCTCACAATTAAAACGTAACAAAGAAATTCAAGCTGACCTAGTTGATAAACTGACTGAACAGGTAAATTACCTTCAAACTCAGTTAAAAGAAAAACAGGGGAAAATGGCGTTATTTACTGAAAATATTGAAGAAAAAATTGAAACTTTAAAAAGTGAATATATTGAACTTCTAAATGATCAGGCTGGTGCAAAAAATGAGCTTAAGTATATCGTTCAGCAGCTAGAACAACAGGAAACAAAGAGCTTACGCCTGGACTCTGAAAATGTTAAGTTCCTGGAGGAAAGACAAAAAGCACAAAATAAAATGTTACAGGTTCAAACAGCCTTAGAAGAGGTACAAAAAGGTCTTTCCAATCAAGTAACAAGTTTCAGAGAAAAGCAGCGTAAGCTTGAAAATGTGCAAAATAACTATCAAAAGCAAGAAAAGACGTTATATCAGGCTTATCAAATCCTTCAACAGGCGAAATCAAGAAAAGAAATGCTCGAGGAAATGGAAGAAGACTATTCTGGATTTTTCCAGGGCGTAAAAGAAGTATTGAAAGCACGGGGAAAAAAGCTTCATGGCATTGAAGGAGCTGTCGCCGAGCTTGTAACGGTGCCAAAGGAGTACGAAACAGCACTTGAAACAGCATTAGGCGGAGCCTTGCAGCACATAGTCGTTGATACAGAACAAAATGCTCGTATGGCCATCCAATTCTTGAAACAAAATTCATTCGGACGAGCTACCTTTTTACCTTTAAGTGTTATTAAAGGCAGAATGTTGTCTTCCTCACAACTTACATCTATTCAAAACCATCCTTCATTGATTGGGAGTGCAGTCAATCTAGTAAGCTTTGATCCCAAATACTCTGAGGTGATAAGTAACCTCCTAGGAAATGTTGTCATCACGAAAGATTTAAAGGGTGCGAACGAACTGGCTAAAATCCTCCAGTATCGTTGTCGAATGGTTACGTTAGATGGAGATATCGTGAATCCAGGCGGATCGATGACCGGCGGTGCCCAAAAGCAAAAGACAAGTTCTTTATTGACTAGAAAAGGCGAGCTTGAAGAGTTGAAAGAAAAGCTTAACATCATGAGTGAAAAAACTTCGAGTTTAGAAAGTCATGTAAAGGCATTAAAAGAGGATGTTAAAACACATCAATTTGAGCTAGAAGCAATGCGAAAGTTTGGGGAAGAATTAAGACAACAGGAGCAAGCCTTTAAAGGTGATCTCCGTGAAGCTGAATTCGAAACGAAGAATATTAATGACCGGTTGAGAATCTATGATCTTGAAAAAGGTCAATTGATAGAGGAACAAAAAACCATAACAAACCGTAAAGCTGAACTTAATGAAGCAATTACCATCTTTAAAGAAAAAATAGCTTCGCTTGATGCTCAAATTGCTAAACTTACAGAACAAAAAACGAATGACATCTCATCAAGAGAAACACTGACAAAGGAAATAACCGACTTAAAAGTGGAGTTTGCGGCAAAAAATGAGCAATTTGTAAATTCAAAAGAACGTTTGGTTATGATTGTTGAAGAATTAAACGAGAGTCAAGAACGGTTTACGCTTTATAAAGAGGATCTTATGCTGCTGACATCTGAAATGGAGGGAAGCACTTCCGGGGAAGTACAGTTGGAGGCTGCTGCCAAACGCAAACAGCAGGACAAGGAAGAAACCATTTCACTTATTTCTTCTAGAAGGCAGGAACGTCTTCAAATGCAAGCAGCACTTGAAGATGCCGAAATCGAAGCGAAAGAAATAAAGAGACTTCATAAAGGAATGGTTGAGGTCTTAAAGGATGAAGAAGTAAAAATTAACCGCTTAGATGTAGAACTTGAAACAAAACTTGCCCATCTTAGAGAAGAATATTTACTTTCTTTTGAGGGAGCAAAAGAACAGTATCCACTAGCATTGCCAGTAGAAGAAGCTAGGAAAAAGGTGAAGTTGATTAAACTGGCGATTGAAGAACTTGGCAGTGTTAATATTGGAGCCATTGAAGAATATGAGCGAGTTTCGGAACGCTATGAATTTTTAAATGAGCAAAAGAACGACCTCCAAGAGGCCAAGGATACCCTCTATCAGGTCATTGATGAAATGGACACCGAAATGAAAAAACGTTTTGAGCAGACGTTTTATGGAATTCGCGAGCAATTTGAACCAGTATTCCGCGCCTTGTTTGGCGGCGGAAGAGCAGATTTAAAACTGACTCATCCAGAGGATTTATTAAATACAGGTGTAGAAATTGTCGCCCAGCCGCCAGGTAAGAAGCTGCAAAACCTTGGGTTATTATCAGGGGGAGAAAGAGCATTAACAGCGATTGCGTTGCTATTCTCTATATTAAAAGTCCGTCCTGTGCCGTTTTGTATCCTAGATGAGGTAGAAGCAGCATTAGATGAGGCAAATGTTTTTCGTTTTAGTCAATACTTAAAGCGATTTAGTTCAGAAACACAGTTTATTGTTATCACTCACAGAAAAGGTACGATGGAAGAAGCAGATGTATTATATGGTGTAACTATGCAGGAGTCAGGTGTCTCAAAGCTCGTTTCTGTCCGACTAGAGGATACAAAGGAGCTTGTTAAAACTTAA